A part of Desulfomicrobium baculatum DSM 4028 genomic DNA contains:
- a CDS encoding SLC13 family permease: MTLEIGLVFAILGISMLLFITGWIRADIVAVLVLVSLAATGLLEVEEVLKGFSSEAVIAIAGLLILSAGLVRSGVVRWIAERLNVIAGGSRKRLTVMSSLVPGFLSGFVSDIATVSLFIPVVLRLARKNDMHRSKLLLPIAMGALAGGNLTIIGASHNLVVNDLLQSSGQPALGFFEIAPVGIALIISFAVYTLVLGQRLLPGDNGKSAVESREDRSGLMRTYHLEDRLWEVLLLDDSSWVGKTLQEIALGGGHGLTVLSVVRHDEPQLHNRLDFVLQKQDVLLVSGRRTRVDKMIQEYPGLKVLGHPSQPEKFPSSSGELIEVVVPPRSAMVGKTMTDLNFRTETCLTGVAIWRADTPIRTDVGTIPLQEGDALLLYGAGDQTRSYDPRPGFLWLHKPRPEEAPLRLRHLGKWAALIMAGVVALAGFGLLPIAIAALGGAALMVLIGILPLRQLYEHVEWRTVVLVGGMYPLGLAMEKSGAAGLVSSLIADTLGTLGPHITMMGITLIALLLTQALHGAAVAVIMTPVALDTAGLLGIEPQAFAVAVIVGAAATYLLPEGHPAPLMVQSPGAYETWDYLKFGAGLVVITLAIVAALIPLMWPF, from the coding sequence ATGACCCTCGAAATCGGGCTGGTTTTTGCCATACTGGGAATCTCCATGCTGTTGTTTATAACCGGCTGGATTCGTGCGGATATCGTCGCGGTATTGGTGCTTGTTTCGCTGGCAGCTACCGGTCTGTTGGAGGTGGAGGAGGTTCTGAAAGGCTTCAGCAGTGAAGCCGTCATCGCTATCGCCGGTTTGTTGATTCTAAGCGCCGGATTGGTACGCAGCGGGGTGGTCCGCTGGATTGCGGAGCGTCTGAACGTCATTGCCGGAGGCAGCCGCAAACGGCTGACCGTGATGAGTTCCCTGGTCCCAGGCTTCCTGTCAGGTTTTGTGAGCGATATTGCCACGGTTTCGTTATTCATTCCGGTGGTCCTGCGGCTGGCACGCAAGAACGATATGCACCGCTCAAAGCTGCTCCTGCCCATCGCCATGGGCGCCCTGGCCGGTGGAAACCTGACCATTATCGGGGCCTCGCATAACCTTGTGGTCAACGATTTGCTTCAATCCTCGGGGCAACCCGCACTTGGATTCTTCGAAATCGCGCCGGTAGGTATTGCCCTGATCATTTCTTTCGCCGTCTACACCCTGGTCCTGGGGCAACGCCTGTTGCCGGGCGACAATGGAAAGAGTGCCGTGGAAAGCCGCGAAGATCGCTCCGGTTTAATGCGCACATACCATCTGGAAGATCGTCTCTGGGAGGTCCTGCTCCTGGACGATTCTTCCTGGGTGGGGAAAACGTTGCAAGAAATCGCGCTCGGTGGTGGGCACGGACTTACGGTCCTGTCTGTTGTGCGCCATGATGAACCGCAGCTTCATAATCGACTGGATTTTGTCCTGCAGAAGCAGGATGTGCTGCTGGTGAGCGGACGCAGGACAAGGGTCGATAAAATGATACAGGAATATCCCGGACTCAAAGTACTGGGGCATCCCAGCCAACCTGAAAAATTTCCGTCATCCAGTGGGGAACTGATCGAAGTGGTTGTTCCACCACGCTCAGCGATGGTCGGCAAGACCATGACTGATTTGAATTTTCGCACTGAAACCTGCCTCACGGGCGTAGCGATCTGGCGTGCGGATACCCCCATTCGAACCGATGTGGGAACCATTCCCCTGCAAGAAGGAGACGCGCTGCTGCTCTATGGCGCGGGCGATCAGACGCGCAGTTACGATCCTAGGCCGGGTTTCTTGTGGCTGCATAAGCCTCGCCCGGAGGAAGCGCCCCTTAGGCTGCGCCACCTGGGCAAGTGGGCCGCCTTGATTATGGCCGGGGTGGTTGCGTTGGCAGGTTTCGGTCTGCTTCCTATTGCCATTGCGGCGCTGGGAGGCGCAGCTTTGATGGTCCTCATCGGCATTCTGCCTTTGCGGCAGTTATATGAGCATGTGGAGTGGCGTACGGTTGTACTGGTCGGGGGTATGTACCCGTTGGGGTTGGCGATGGAGAAAAGCGGCGCGGCTGGACTGGTTTCCAGCCTAATAGCAGATACTTTGGGTACACTTGGCCCTCATATCACCATGATGGGGATCACGTTGATCGCGCTCCTCCTGACGCAGGCCCTGCACGGGGCAGCCGTAGCGGTGATCATGACCCCGGTGGCACTCGATACAGCCGGCCTGCTGGGGATCGAACCACAAGCGTTTGCAGTCGCCGTCATTGTGGGGGCGGCGGCCACGTACCTGCTGCCGGAAGGCCATCCGGCGCCTCTGATGGTACAGAGTCCCGGGGCATATGAAACCTGGGATTATCTCAAGTTCGGGGCCGGACTCGTGGTGATTACCCTGGCAATTGTGGCGGCGCTCATTCCTTTGATGTGGCCTTTTTGA
- a CDS encoding phospholipase D-like domain-containing protein — MAAFRSIRLWHSCIYLLVLITAGCGMSYREKVVEHPIPRLYGTEDPQFSRTMGTLLGSDILDGNLVEVLLNGDEIFPAMLQAIRSAEKTITFETFNYWSGSIGSDFSNALAERARAGVKVHVLLDWIGSYKMDASQLELMEQAGVEVKKFNKPHWYQLGRLNNRTHRKLLVVDGQIGFTGGVGIGDQWSGHAQDPEHWRDSHYRFQGPVVGQMQAVFMDNWIKVSGDVLHGPAYFPALQPVGSGKAHVFSSSPSGGSESMRLMYLLAITAASRTIHLSTPYFIPDALTIQTLTDAAKRGVTVQIITVGDHADSETVRRASRARWGDLLEAGIEIHEYQPTLYHCKVMIVDGLWTSVGSTNFDPRSFSLNHEANVNYYDRDFALRLIEIFQEDLARSRQVTFQEWKDRPLVEKIWEHAASLLGSQL; from the coding sequence ATGGCTGCATTCCGATCGATTCGCTTGTGGCATTCGTGCATATATCTGCTCGTTTTGATTACAGCGGGATGCGGCATGTCGTACCGTGAAAAGGTTGTTGAACACCCGATTCCTCGTCTTTACGGGACGGAAGACCCGCAATTTTCCCGTACGATGGGGACATTGCTCGGCTCGGACATCCTCGATGGCAATCTAGTTGAGGTGCTGTTGAACGGTGACGAGATCTTTCCCGCCATGCTGCAAGCAATCCGTAGCGCCGAAAAAACCATCACCTTCGAAACCTTCAACTATTGGTCCGGCTCGATCGGCAGCGATTTTTCGAACGCCTTGGCCGAACGTGCTCGCGCAGGCGTCAAGGTTCATGTCCTGCTGGATTGGATCGGCAGTTACAAGATGGACGCATCTCAGCTCGAATTGATGGAGCAGGCCGGTGTCGAGGTGAAGAAATTTAATAAACCGCACTGGTATCAGTTAGGCCGATTGAACAATCGCACACACCGCAAGCTGCTGGTTGTCGACGGACAGATCGGTTTTACGGGCGGTGTTGGAATCGGAGATCAATGGTCTGGGCATGCGCAAGACCCTGAACATTGGCGCGATTCGCACTATCGGTTCCAAGGCCCCGTGGTGGGGCAGATGCAAGCTGTCTTTATGGACAACTGGATCAAAGTCAGCGGTGATGTACTGCATGGCCCCGCGTACTTCCCTGCGTTGCAGCCCGTCGGCTCCGGCAAGGCGCACGTGTTCAGCAGCTCTCCGTCAGGGGGAAGCGAAAGCATGCGCCTCATGTACCTGCTTGCAATCACCGCCGCGAGCCGCACCATTCACCTTTCCACTCCGTACTTCATTCCCGACGCATTGACGATCCAAACACTCACCGATGCCGCAAAGCGCGGCGTGACCGTCCAGATCATAACAGTCGGCGACCACGCAGACAGTGAGACGGTAAGGCGTGCATCCCGGGCACGCTGGGGCGACTTACTCGAAGCGGGGATTGAAATACATGAATATCAGCCGACCCTGTACCACTGCAAGGTGATGATCGTCGATGGGCTGTGGACATCGGTGGGCTCGACGAATTTTGACCCCCGTTCCTTCAGCCTGAATCACGAGGCGAATGTGAACTATTACGACCGCGATTTTGCCCTGCGTCTGATCGAAATTTTTCAAGAAGACCTGGCCCGTTCGCGACAGGTAACATTCCAGGAGTGGAAGGACCGGCCGCTTGTCGAAAAAATCTGGGAACATGCAGCATCGCTTCTCGGTTCGCAGTTGTGA
- a CDS encoding catalase, translating to MSKEMTMDYSEKNNRKKGSAPGTDSLLAAGGELHQIAGGEHSSLTTNQGVALSDNQNSLRANPRGPTLLEDFILREKITHFDHERIPERIVHARATGVHGFFELTASLKQYTTARILTEVGEKTPLFTRISTVAGGAGSVDTPRDVRGFAVKFYTKEGNWDLVGNNVPVFFIQDAIKFPDLIHAVKMEPDRGFPQAASAHDTFWDYISLTPESMHMVMWIMSDRTLPRSLRMIEGFGVHSFRLINDAGESTFVKFHWRPKLGLQSTIWDETVKIAGADPDFHRRDMFEAIAAGSFPEWEFAVQLFTQEEADTFPFDHLDPTKLIPEELVPLKVIGRMVLDRWPDNFFAETEQVAYCPGNIVPGIDFSNDPLLQGRLFSYIDTQLSRLGSPNFHQIPINAPKCPFGNHQRDGHMQMAPQAGRVAYEPNSLTASSPRENPAKGFHSAGVNENGVKGRVRAESFADHYSQARQFYLSQTAYEQAHIASALVFELSKVEHLHVREAMVGHLRHIDEDLAKRVAAGLALDKMPVAPPAAVPAREMKLSPALQIIGKMKNTLMGRAIGILIADGSDGAVITTLKKAAIDAGAAVKIVAPKVGGAKLADGSMLAADGQLAGTPSVMFDAVAVILSDEGAQALSKESAAIDFVRDAFGHLKAIAVDKGGRALLKTANVGHDAGVVDAGDKNAFITAAKTRQWDREKSVRTLA from the coding sequence ATGAGCAAAGAAATGACCATGGATTACTCTGAAAAAAACAATCGGAAAAAGGGTTCGGCTCCCGGCACAGACTCACTCTTGGCCGCCGGCGGCGAACTGCACCAGATTGCAGGAGGAGAGCACTCCTCGCTCACCACCAACCAGGGAGTTGCGCTGTCTGATAATCAAAATTCCCTCAGAGCCAATCCACGTGGCCCGACGCTTTTGGAGGATTTCATCCTCCGTGAAAAAATCACCCATTTTGATCACGAGCGGATTCCCGAGCGTATCGTGCACGCGCGAGCGACGGGAGTGCATGGATTCTTCGAACTGACCGCCTCATTGAAGCAGTACACCACCGCCAGAATACTCACCGAGGTAGGTGAGAAAACCCCCCTCTTTACCCGCATATCGACTGTGGCAGGCGGCGCGGGTTCGGTCGACACCCCGCGTGACGTGCGCGGGTTTGCCGTCAAATTTTATACCAAGGAAGGCAACTGGGACCTGGTCGGAAACAACGTCCCTGTGTTTTTCATCCAGGATGCCATCAAATTTCCCGACCTCATCCACGCCGTCAAAATGGAACCCGATCGCGGCTTTCCACAAGCAGCCAGCGCCCACGACACCTTTTGGGATTACATTTCGCTCACGCCCGAATCCATGCATATGGTGATGTGGATCATGTCCGATCGCACCCTGCCGCGTTCGTTGCGGATGATCGAGGGCTTCGGTGTCCACAGTTTCCGGCTCATTAACGACGCCGGTGAATCGACCTTTGTCAAGTTCCACTGGCGTCCCAAGCTCGGCTTGCAGTCCACCATCTGGGACGAGACCGTCAAGATTGCCGGCGCTGATCCGGACTTCCACCGCCGCGACATGTTCGAGGCCATCGCCGCTGGCAGTTTCCCGGAGTGGGAATTCGCGGTTCAACTGTTCACCCAGGAGGAAGCGGACACGTTTCCGTTCGATCATCTGGACCCGACCAAGCTGATCCCCGAAGAGCTGGTACCCTTGAAAGTGATTGGCCGCATGGTGCTGGATCGTTGGCCGGACAATTTTTTCGCTGAAACCGAACAGGTTGCTTACTGCCCCGGCAATATCGTGCCGGGCATCGATTTCTCCAATGATCCGCTGCTGCAAGGCCGCTTGTTTTCCTATATCGACACGCAGTTGTCGCGCCTGGGTTCGCCCAATTTCCATCAGATCCCGATCAACGCGCCCAAATGCCCGTTCGGCAACCATCAACGCGATGGACACATGCAGATGGCGCCACAGGCGGGCCGTGTCGCCTATGAACCCAATTCCCTGACTGCAAGCTCCCCGCGCGAAAATCCGGCCAAAGGCTTTCACAGCGCTGGGGTAAATGAAAACGGCGTCAAAGGCCGCGTCCGCGCCGAGAGCTTCGCCGATCATTACAGCCAGGCGCGGCAGTTCTATCTCAGCCAAACTGCGTATGAGCAGGCGCATATCGCTTCGGCGCTCGTGTTCGAGCTGTCCAAGGTCGAACATCTGCACGTGCGCGAGGCCATGGTCGGTCACCTGCGACATATCGACGAAGACCTCGCCAAGCGGGTCGCAGCAGGTCTTGCGCTCGACAAAATGCCCGTTGCCCCGCCGGCCGCAGTGCCCGCGCGGGAAATGAAGCTGTCGCCCGCGCTGCAGATCATCGGCAAGATGAAAAACACGCTCATGGGGCGCGCGATCGGCATACTGATCGCGGATGGTTCTGACGGCGCAGTCATCACTACTCTCAAAAAGGCCGCAATAGATGCGGGTGCCGCCGTGAAGATCGTAGCCCCGAAGGTGGGGGGCGCGAAGCTTGCCGATGGCTCGATGCTGGCGGCCGACGGGCAACTGGCCGGTACTCCTTCCGTGATGTTCGACGCAGTGGCCGTGATCCTCTCTGACGAAGGCGCACAGGCACTGTCGAAGGAAAGCGCGGCGATCGATTTCGTGCGCGATGCTTTTGGTCATCTCAAGGCAATCGCCGTCGACAAGGGCGGTCGCGCGCTCCTGAAAACAGCGAATGTCGGCCACGACGCTGGCGTGGTGGATGCCGGCGACAAAAACGCGTTCATTACCGCGGCCAAGACTCGCCAATGGGACCGGGAAAAGTCTGTACGTACATTGGCCTGA
- a CDS encoding quinol:electron acceptor oxidoreductase subunit ActD has product MAKNIAVYGIYPNRSMVENAVAELKDAGFRHSDISVLFPAGGDTKEFAVEKETKAPEGAATGAGTGAVLGGSLGWLVGIGTLAIPGLGPFIAAGPIMAALAGAGAGGLVGGIAGALVGMGIPEYEANRYEGRINDGGILLSVHADDSEWKNKGKDILERTEAEDIGTKGESSADQDESERIYPK; this is encoded by the coding sequence ATGGCTAAAAACATTGCAGTATATGGAATCTATCCGAATCGTTCGATGGTTGAAAATGCGGTTGCAGAATTAAAAGACGCAGGTTTTCGGCACTCGGACATATCCGTGCTGTTTCCTGCAGGTGGTGACACCAAGGAATTCGCGGTCGAGAAGGAAACCAAGGCGCCCGAAGGGGCGGCAACAGGAGCAGGGACCGGTGCGGTGCTTGGCGGCTCTTTGGGCTGGCTGGTGGGGATTGGCACATTAGCCATTCCGGGGCTTGGGCCGTTCATCGCGGCTGGTCCCATCATGGCTGCCCTTGCCGGAGCCGGTGCCGGCGGATTGGTCGGCGGGATAGCCGGAGCGCTGGTCGGCATGGGTATCCCCGAGTATGAAGCCAACCGTTATGAAGGGCGTATTAATGATGGAGGAATACTCCTTTCTGTCCACGCCGACGATTCAGAGTGGAAAAATAAAGGCAAGGACATCCTGGAACGTACAGAGGCGGAAGATATAGGTACTAAAGGAGAATCCAGCGCAGACCAGGACGAAAGCGAAAGGATTTACCCTAAATGA
- a CDS encoding hemerythrin domain-containing protein, which translates to MNEFFQMLKKDHVEIKGILGKLVETKESKKREELFQKLRAELVPHMKAEEITFYPPLMENKDAREDAMEGIEEHHVSDLVLKELEKMPKGEEKWGAKMGVFKELVEHHIKDEESKVFKSAQKALDPEEFQAIMKKFDQEKQKLKKSLK; encoded by the coding sequence ATGAACGAATTTTTTCAGATGCTCAAGAAAGATCATGTTGAAATCAAGGGTATTCTAGGTAAGCTGGTAGAGACTAAAGAGTCGAAGAAGCGTGAAGAGTTGTTTCAAAAGCTCAGAGCAGAATTGGTGCCTCACATGAAGGCCGAAGAAATCACATTCTATCCGCCCTTGATGGAAAATAAAGATGCGCGCGAAGATGCTATGGAAGGGATAGAGGAGCATCATGTTTCCGATCTCGTTCTTAAAGAACTGGAGAAGATGCCGAAGGGTGAGGAAAAATGGGGTGCCAAGATGGGCGTGTTCAAAGAACTCGTGGAGCACCATATCAAGGACGAGGAGAGCAAGGTGTTCAAGAGCGCGCAAAAGGCATTGGACCCCGAAGAGTTCCAAGCCATCATGAAAAAGTTTGACCAGGAAAAGCAGAAACTCAAAAAATCCTTGAAGTAA